The sequence TATATAAATACTCTATCTTTTTCAGAAGTTGTGGAAAGTGTTGAAGGAATGTAAAAATGAGCTCATTAGCGTTGAGTCGACGACCTCGTAGAAATAGAAGAACTGAGGCAATTCGTGATTTGGTATCTGAAACTTCTTTATTACCTCAGGATTTCATCTGTCCTTTTTTTGTTAAGGAAGGAAAAAACATACGTGAGGAAATAGAAAGTCTTACAGGTGTGTATAGATGGAGTATAGATCTTCTTTTAAAAGAGATCGAAAGGTTGTGTTCTTTGGGGTTAAGAGCTGTGATTCTTTTTCCCGTCATTCCGAGTCATCTTAAAGATGCTTACGGTTCATACTCTTCTAATCCTAAAAATATTCTATGTAAGAGCATCTATGAAGTAAAAAAAGCTTTTCCTAACTTGTGTGTAATCAGCGACATTGCTTTAGATCCTTATACCACTCATGGTCATGACGGTATTATTGATCGTGGGGAAGTATTGAATGATGAGAGCGTGCGTATATTCGGTAACATAGCTACGTTGCATGCTGAGATGGGCGCTGATGTTGTAGCTCCGAGTGATATGATGGACGGCAGGGTAGCTCATATCCGCTCGAAGTTAGATCAAGCAGGATGGACTCAAACCTTAATTCTCTCTTATAGCGTTAAGTATGCTTCTGCTTTGTATAATCCTTTTCGAGATGCTTTAGGATCTCATTTGCAATCAGGAGATAAACGCAATTATCAGATGAATCCTAAAAATGTTTTAGAAGCTTTACTAGAGTGTTCTTTAGATGAGCAAGAGGGCGCTGATATGCTCATGATAAAACCCGCAGGATTATATCTTGATGTGTTGCATCGAGTGAAAAATAGTACAACATTACCCTTAGCAGCCTATCAAGTCAGTGGTGAATATGCTATGATAGCAGCAGCTTCTACTATGGGGTGGTTGGATAGAGAAAAGATAGTGTATGAATCTTTGATAGCGATAAAACGCGCAGGAGCCGACATGATCATTTCTTACGCAACTCCGTTAATTTTAGAAATGATAGCTTCTTCGAGAGTGTAAGTTCTTCGAAGAACTTTATTCTGTATCTGCGGTATTTTCTGGGTTTAATATCCCTGTTTCTTTTGCGTAATGCTTTAGAGCTTCTTTGATTATCGTGAGCATTTCTGTTTTTGATGGATCTATGAAGGTCGGAAGAGCAAAATCTTCAGGACACACTTCTAAGAACCCTAACATGCACGCTAATTCGAAGTTTTTGGTAATGACAGACTTAATTAAAGGTACAACAGGGATTTTCATCGCCATAACTTTATCATAAATTTCGGTATCTATGATGGGGCGTGTTTCTCCGTGGAGGTTGGTATCCGGATCCATGTAGGTGTGTTTTCTTTTTAAAAATCCGGAAAGATAGGTCCTTGTCAGTGTAGGTTTATTAATACCTAACCTTAGAAAGTTAAAAGCTTGCCGCTTTTGGGGATTAGGGATAACAGAGATAGTAGCATCTCTCATACCGAGACAAGGAAGATGTTCCTTGTCGCAAAGTCTTCCAGTTAAAGGATCTCCAGAAATTAGAGATACCTGATCAGATGCGATCTCATCTAAGGGAAGTAAGCTTTGGAAATCAGCACCTCTAGTAGTAATCACATAGCGTCTTAACGAAGGTTTTAAACCCGATCCAGCTAGGGCTACTACCTGCTCATTGAGAATTCTTCCTTTTAAGAATAAGTGTCCTATAGCTAAGACTTCCTGGAAAGATATGGTGAAAACCACGTCCTTTTCACTAGTAATAGGTGCTATGTAGTGAATGTGTGTAGAGGGAGACCCAGAAGGATAAGGCCCTGTGATTTTATGTAAATGTGCGATGGATTTTAAGTCTTTTTCAGGAATCGCTAGTCTATCAGTAGAAATAATATGTGGGCATAAACCAAAAAGTTTGGCTATAGCTCGAACTCCTACATTGAAAACGTAAAATCCTTCTTCTCTGGAAGAAAAGACGGAAAGATGTTTTTCTGTAGATGGAGTGAAAGGACGGTTATCAGCTAAGTTGATGAAGACATCCCTAGGATGATGCGTAGGTAAGGCTGGAATATCAAAGGGACGTTGTTTAAAAAGCGCGAATAGCCCTTCTTTTTTAAAGATTTCTAACAGTTCTTGTCGTGATAATTTGGATAAATCGTAAGAGTATTCTGTTAGATTTTGCCCTGGGTTTTTTTTGATAACTACATCTAAAAGAGACCGCTTATCTCCTCTACGTATTTCTTGTACAGTTCCAGAAACGGGAGATGTAATAAACACTCCCGGGAAGTTTTTATATTCCGCAACCGGTGATCCTGAAGAAATAGCCTGACCCTGTTCTACCTTAAGCTTTAAAGTTAAGGCAGAATATGGGCGCAGGTCTACAGAAACTAGAGCAGGGTCGATTCTTTTTAAAAACCCAGACTCTTTAGGAGACCCTTGCAAAGATAGATCTAAACCCCGAGTAATCGCAATTTTCATACTTTAGGGATTATAGGCGTTTTTATAAGGGAATCCAGTTTTTTTTCTTATTTTTTTTAGATGAAGTAGTTTTTGTTTTATTACTAGAATTAGGTTGGGGAGTTTCTCCTCCTAATTCCTTGGTAACTTCATTAATCAGAGCTTCTGTTTCTTTTTTATACTCGTTACATGAAGACCGGATGTTTTCTAACGCTAACCATTCTTCTGGAGAGAAGTTATCTGGGTTATTAGCAAACACTTCCATTTGTTCTCTAGTCATCCCTGTTTGTTGAAGGATTTCCTGAGAACGTTTGTCTAGCTCTTGGATTTTTTCTTGGGTTTTTTCCATCAAATATTCGTAATCTACTTCAGAGTCAGAAGATAAAGCTGCACCGAAGGAAGGATCGAAGTCTATATTATAAAGAGTAAGTATTTGTTTTATAGAATCTATTATTTTTTGCGCAGAGTTACTATTCATTAATACACCATGGATTTTAATTTATTATAAAATAAATATTATTATTTTTGTGTTGTGATATTGCTCTTTTTTATAGTTAAGCGTATATTTCCCGTTAAAAACGGGAGACATCGTGGACTATCTAGAAAAGTTGCAAGTCT is a genomic window of Chlamydia psittaci 6BC containing:
- the hemB gene encoding porphobilinogen synthase — translated: MSSLALSRRPRRNRRTEAIRDLVSETSLLPQDFICPFFVKEGKNIREEIESLTGVYRWSIDLLLKEIERLCSLGLRAVILFPVIPSHLKDAYGSYSSNPKNILCKSIYEVKKAFPNLCVISDIALDPYTTHGHDGIIDRGEVLNDESVRIFGNIATLHAEMGADVVAPSDMMDGRVAHIRSKLDQAGWTQTLILSYSVKYASALYNPFRDALGSHLQSGDKRNYQMNPKNVLEALLECSLDEQEGADMLMIKPAGLYLDVLHRVKNSTTLPLAAYQVSGEYAMIAAASTMGWLDREKIVYESLIAIKRAGADMIISYATPLILEMIASSRV
- a CDS encoding Na(+)-translocating NADH-quinone reductase subunit A; translation: MKIAITRGLDLSLQGSPKESGFLKRIDPALVSVDLRPYSALTLKLKVEQGQAISSGSPVAEYKNFPGVFITSPVSGTVQEIRRGDKRSLLDVVIKKNPGQNLTEYSYDLSKLSRQELLEIFKKEGLFALFKQRPFDIPALPTHHPRDVFINLADNRPFTPSTEKHLSVFSSREEGFYVFNVGVRAIAKLFGLCPHIISTDRLAIPEKDLKSIAHLHKITGPYPSGSPSTHIHYIAPITSEKDVVFTISFQEVLAIGHLFLKGRILNEQVVALAGSGLKPSLRRYVITTRGADFQSLLPLDEIASDQVSLISGDPLTGRLCDKEHLPCLGMRDATISVIPNPQKRQAFNFLRLGINKPTLTRTYLSGFLKRKHTYMDPDTNLHGETRPIIDTEIYDKVMAMKIPVVPLIKSVITKNFELACMLGFLEVCPEDFALPTFIDPSKTEMLTIIKEALKHYAKETGILNPENTADTE